In a genomic window of Penaeus vannamei isolate JL-2024 chromosome 10, ASM4276789v1, whole genome shotgun sequence:
- the LOC138862840 gene encoding uncharacterized protein has protein sequence MMFINRTDGVLGAIAKRLILTVDNSVELAKKVRDGKIVYMNSVRSHLDKATKLNEHEGITGFAPCRFHIGSEDIRQDYLGLMISKNSWFKEQMNRQLRWLRSYGVVTKLYRQYNPPGCRLDKPGRRSSVKERLSLSQLQGIFWVWLVGMGVAFLTLLVEDSGFLTLPGEVSRASLAG, from the exons ATGATGTTCATT AACAGAACCGACGGAGTTCTCGGAGCAATAGCTAAGCGTCTTATCCTTACTGTCGATAATTCCGTAGAATTGGCTAAGAAGGTCCGCGATGGCAAAATTGTCTACATGA ACAGCGTTCGATCACACCTAGACAAGGCCACGAAACTGAACGAACACGAGGGAATAACTGGCTTCGCTCCTTGTAGATTCCACATCGGCTCGGAAGACATTCGCCAGGATTACCTCGGTCTCATGATCAGCAAGAACAGCTGGTTTAAGGAGCAGATGAACCGGCA GCTGCGGTGGCTGCGCTCCTACGGCGTGGTGACCAAGCTGTACCGGCAGTACAACCCGCCCGGCTGCCGGCTAGACAAGCCAGGGCGTCGCTCGAGCGTCAAGGAGCGCCTCAGCCTGTCGCAGCTGCAGGGGATCTTCTGGGTGTGGCTGGTGGGGATGGGCGTGGCCTTCCTGACGCTGCTGGTCGAG GACTCTGGCTTCCTGACCCTGCCTGGCGAGGTCAGCAGAGCCTCCCTCGCTGGCTAG